The Flavobacteriales bacterium genome contains a region encoding:
- a CDS encoding diacylglyceryl transferase has product MYPTLYDLVLDLTGIPIPPFKLVQSFGMMVAIAFMAASMNLAAELRRKEREGLIPSIKRLTWVGKRSTLSEKVVSGIIGFLIGYKLLGIVLDFQTVIGNPQAFILSYEGSLLGGIIGAAVSVGVRLYDDSKITLPEPQQVEMTVHPKDHVSTITILAAVFGILGAKVFHNLENWDDLMADPMNALVSFSGLSFLGGFICATAAIWYYAKKNNIPIIHLTDATLPGLMLAYGIGRLGCQLAGDGDWGIPNDAPKPDWMSWLPDWLWAYNYPNNVLGIDLKTDFAQMGYTSLTGYAYPTPLYETMMALLIFSFLWFMRKRWKVPGQLAVWYLLLSGIERLLIEQIRINNEYHILGHGITQAEIISSVMILLGLIGIIIIPKVGNKLVKY; this is encoded by the coding sequence ATGTACCCAACGCTATACGATCTTGTTCTGGACCTGACAGGAATTCCCATCCCACCGTTCAAACTGGTGCAGAGTTTCGGAATGATGGTGGCCATTGCCTTTATGGCGGCCAGCATGAACTTGGCGGCCGAACTGCGCAGAAAGGAGCGCGAAGGACTCATCCCCTCCATCAAACGTTTGACGTGGGTGGGCAAGAGATCGACATTGAGCGAAAAGGTGGTTTCGGGCATCATTGGCTTTCTCATTGGCTACAAACTATTGGGAATCGTTCTTGACTTCCAGACGGTGATAGGCAATCCACAGGCGTTTATCCTTTCGTATGAGGGAAGCCTGCTTGGTGGCATTATCGGTGCCGCTGTGTCGGTGGGCGTGCGCCTGTATGACGACAGCAAAATCACACTTCCCGAACCTCAGCAGGTGGAAATGACAGTACACCCGAAAGACCATGTGAGCACGATCACGATACTGGCTGCGGTGTTCGGGATTCTGGGTGCCAAGGTCTTCCACAATCTCGAAAACTGGGATGACCTGATGGCTGACCCTATGAACGCGCTGGTGTCATTCAGCGGGCTCTCATTTTTGGGTGGATTCATCTGTGCCACGGCCGCTATCTGGTATTACGCCAAAAAGAACAACATCCCGATCATCCACCTCACAGATGCCACGCTACCAGGGCTGATGCTCGCCTACGGTATCGGACGGCTTGGTTGCCAATTGGCGGGCGATGGCGACTGGGGAATACCGAACGATGCGCCCAAACCCGATTGGATGAGCTGGCTTCCCGACTGGCTCTGGGCTTACAATTACCCGAATAACGTGCTCGGCATCGACCTGAAGACAGATTTTGCGCAGATGGGTTACACAAGCCTTACAGGCTATGCCTATCCCACCCCACTCTACGAGACCATGATGGCGTTGCTCATTTTCAGTTTCCTATGGTTTATGCGCAAGCGCTGGAAAGTTCCAGGACAACTGGCGGTGTGGTATCTACTGCTTTCAGGCATAGAGCGTTTGCTCATTGAACAGATACGCATCAATAACGAATATCATATCCTTGGTCATGGTATCACGCAGGCGGAGATCATCTCTTCCGTCATGATCCTGCTGGGGCTCATCGGCATCATCATCATCCCCAAAGTGGGCAACAAACTGGTGAAATACTGA
- a CDS encoding thioredoxin-dependent thiol peroxidase, which translates to MVTLKAGDKAPDFTGKDQDGNSVSLSDFKGKRVVIYFYPKDMTPGCTAQACNLGENYSELQKRGFVVIGVSADDEKRHQKFIEKYSLPFTLLADTDLKIIKAYGVWGLKKFMGKEYDGIHRTTFVIGTDGKLEAVITKVNTKDHTAQILEELGEK; encoded by the coding sequence ATAGTGACATTGAAAGCAGGGGATAAGGCACCGGATTTTACTGGAAAAGATCAGGACGGGAACAGCGTTTCGCTATCCGATTTCAAAGGAAAGCGTGTGGTGATTTATTTCTACCCGAAGGATATGACCCCAGGTTGTACGGCACAGGCCTGCAATCTGGGCGAGAATTACAGCGAACTTCAAAAGCGCGGTTTTGTGGTCATCGGAGTTTCGGCCGATGATGAGAAACGCCACCAGAAGTTCATTGAGAAGTACAGTCTGCCGTTTACGCTATTGGCAGATACCGACCTGAAGATCATCAAAGCCTATGGCGTTTGGGGATTGAAGAAATTCATGGGCAAAGAATATGATGGCATTCACAGAACCACCTTCGTTATTGGCACGGACGGGAAATTGGAAGCAGTCATCACCAAAGTGAACACAAAAGACCATACAGCTCAGATATTGGAAGAACTGGGCGAGAAATAA
- a CDS encoding tetratricopeptide repeat protein, with product MRRALLVVSIALLGFGCDTSTKEANQESVEEVSAVLPGEAKLDSLTKLIEANPNDPKLLNERSKVFLEVNETNYALADVGRALMMDSTIADFYLTISDVYFRLNKPQLCLSALQKAHALQPDMLEPLYRLAQFSLYIDKFQECINYANDMLRINARDDRPFMVKSLCYSELGDTTKAIENMLEAVTLNPDNFDGYMQLGVLHYHKKDPRAEDYFRAALDIRPDDILTLYDLGLFYQDNDRLNDALRTYTHILELDSTYTNAYYNMGYIHYQYLKEYDKALENFDKAVKLNPKYHQAVYMRGLCYEAKGDVQRAKSEYSYAIQLNPDYKLAADGLTRLLSKTPK from the coding sequence ATGAGGCGAGCCCTTTTAGTTGTAAGTATTGCGTTGCTTGGTTTCGGTTGCGACACGTCTACCAAAGAAGCGAATCAGGAATCGGTTGAAGAGGTAAGCGCTGTATTGCCAGGCGAGGCCAAACTCGACAGTTTGACCAAGCTTATTGAGGCAAACCCGAACGACCCGAAGCTGCTGAACGAACGTTCCAAGGTTTTTCTGGAGGTGAACGAGACCAATTATGCCTTGGCTGATGTGGGACGTGCGTTGATGATGGATAGCACTATTGCCGATTTCTACCTCACCATTTCCGATGTCTACTTTCGGCTGAACAAGCCGCAATTGTGTTTGAGTGCGCTACAGAAAGCACATGCGTTGCAGCCTGATATGCTCGAACCGTTGTACCGCTTGGCGCAGTTCAGTCTCTACATTGATAAGTTTCAGGAGTGCATCAACTATGCGAATGACATGCTGCGCATCAATGCGCGGGATGACCGTCCGTTCATGGTAAAATCATTGTGCTACAGCGAGTTGGGCGATACCACCAAGGCCATTGAGAACATGCTGGAGGCCGTGACACTCAATCCAGACAATTTTGATGGCTACATGCAGCTTGGTGTGCTTCATTACCACAAAAAAGATCCGCGTGCCGAAGATTATTTCAGGGCGGCATTGGACATACGCCCAGATGATATTCTGACGCTGTACGACCTGGGGCTTTTCTATCAGGACAACGACAGGTTGAATGATGCGCTGCGCACCTATACGCATATCTTGGAATTGGACAGCACCTACACCAACGCCTACTACAACATGGGCTACATTCATTATCAGTATCTGAAGGAATACGATAAAGCGTTGGAGAATTTTGACAAGGCCGTCAAGCTCAATCCGAAGTATCATCAGGCTGTTTACATGCGCGGTCTGTGCTACGAGGCCAAAGGCGATGTGCAGCGGGCGAAATCTGAGTATTCGTATGCCATTCAGTTGAATCCAGACTACAAATTGGCAGCAGATGGTCTTACGAGATTGTTAAGTAAGACACCCAAATAG
- a CDS encoding T9SS type A sorting domain-containing protein, whose protein sequence is MKNVFTLLFAVLVSTVAFGQKNACDKSGKVLVCHIPPGNPENAHEICISENGVPAHLAHGCYVGYCNPGDNTKLDGQHIDENFGDYVTVYPNPVQNVMSFEMVFPEDTKAEISIYDMRGTLVAKVFDGMADSSFIMNWNAEQLAAGIYVVRVTTPSKMHVFKMNKS, encoded by the coding sequence ATGAAGAACGTATTTACACTATTATTCGCTGTATTGGTTTCAACTGTCGCTTTCGGTCAAAAAAACGCCTGCGACAAATCAGGAAAGGTATTGGTTTGCCACATTCCTCCTGGAAATCCTGAGAATGCACACGAGATCTGTATCTCGGAGAACGGAGTGCCTGCACACTTGGCTCACGGATGCTACGTAGGCTATTGCAACCCTGGTGACAACACCAAGTTGGATGGTCAGCATATTGATGAGAACTTCGGAGACTACGTAACTGTATATCCAAACCCGGTGCAGAACGTGATGAGCTTTGAAATGGTGTTTCCTGAAGATACCAAAGCAGAGATCAGCATCTACGATATGCGAGGAACGCTTGTAGCCAAAGTGTTCGATGGAATGGCAGACAGCTCCTTCATCATGAACTGGAACGCAGAGCAGTTGGCCGCAGGCATTTATGTGGTGCGTGTTACCACGCCATCCAAGATGCACGTATTCAAAATGAATAAAAGCTAA
- a CDS encoding outer membrane beta-barrel protein, which produces MKRLSLLLGFGFLFLTAVAQENEVLLLQLKAGYSPDVAFRTLQPRDKNDSGEKQAIDYRNKDEVPIYGNTAYVSACYNLNQHIGVEAGLQYALKGYQTKQHELTYGQLIDPRYGFVYNPNAGMADKVRFAYRFHYIGIPIKFNYTLGTGKTRFFGSVAVVTEFLVSSQQTAVWSYSDGSKKRNAVSSPYDFRTVNFSPQLSAGVDYRINNRMGVLVEPTFRFGAINIVDAPIRGYLWSFGLNLSYYFGL; this is translated from the coding sequence ATGAAAAGACTATCCCTACTTCTCGGTTTCGGTTTCTTGTTTCTAACGGCAGTTGCACAGGAAAATGAGGTGCTCCTACTTCAGCTGAAAGCTGGCTATTCGCCTGATGTGGCCTTTCGGACCTTGCAACCCCGTGATAAGAACGATTCTGGCGAAAAGCAGGCAATAGACTATCGGAATAAGGATGAGGTTCCTATTTACGGCAATACCGCCTATGTTTCTGCGTGTTACAACCTCAATCAACACATCGGGGTGGAGGCGGGACTGCAATACGCGCTCAAAGGCTATCAGACCAAGCAACATGAGCTCACGTACGGTCAATTGATAGACCCGCGCTACGGATTCGTGTACAACCCCAATGCAGGCATGGCCGATAAGGTCAGGTTCGCGTATCGGTTCCATTATATTGGCATTCCTATCAAGTTCAATTACACGTTGGGTACGGGCAAAACGCGTTTCTTCGGTAGTGTAGCGGTGGTCACCGAGTTTCTGGTCTCCTCGCAGCAGACAGCGGTTTGGAGCTATTCGGATGGAAGCAAGAAAAGGAATGCAGTCAGTTCTCCTTACGATTTCCGAACGGTGAACTTTTCACCCCAACTGAGTGCGGGAGTTGATTATCGCATCAACAACCGAATGGGTGTCTTGGTGGAGCCTACTTTCCGTTTCGGGGCCATCAATATTGTTGATGCACCCATCCGAGGCTATCTCTGGAGCTTTGGGCTGAATCTCAGCTACTATTTCGGGCTGTAA
- the recA gene encoding recombinase RecA, protein MAKDEKAEKLKALQMAMDKLEKAHGKGAIMRMGDSAVEDVEVIPSGSIGLDIALGIGGYPKGRIIEIYGPESSGKTTLAIHAIAEAQKKGGIAAMIDAEHAFDRFYAQSLGVDIDNLLISQPDNGEQALEIAENLIRSGAIDIIVIDSVAALTPRSEIEGEMGDSKVGLQARLMSQALRKLTGTISKTGAVCIFINQLREKIGVMFGNPETTTGGNALKFYSSVRLDIRRAGQIKSGEDTTGNRVRVKVVKNKVAPPFRKAEFDIMYGEGISKVGEIIDLGVDHGIVKKSGSWFSYSETRLGQGRDAVKELLLDNPELMEELEGKIKDSITGKVPVAE, encoded by the coding sequence ATGGCAAAAGACGAAAAAGCAGAGAAACTGAAGGCCCTCCAAATGGCCATGGATAAACTGGAGAAGGCCCACGGAAAAGGCGCCATCATGCGCATGGGCGATTCGGCCGTGGAAGATGTGGAAGTAATCCCATCGGGTTCCATCGGATTGGACATTGCGCTCGGAATCGGTGGCTATCCGAAAGGGCGTATCATCGAGATCTACGGGCCTGAATCATCAGGTAAGACCACGTTGGCCATTCACGCCATTGCGGAAGCGCAGAAGAAAGGCGGCATTGCAGCGATGATCGATGCGGAGCACGCTTTCGACCGCTTTTACGCACAGAGTTTGGGCGTTGACATTGATAATCTGCTCATTTCGCAGCCAGATAATGGCGAGCAGGCCTTGGAAATTGCGGAGAACCTTATCCGTTCTGGAGCCATCGACATTATCGTTATCGACTCTGTTGCGGCACTCACTCCGCGAAGCGAGATAGAAGGAGAAATGGGAGACAGCAAGGTCGGTCTGCAGGCACGTTTGATGTCGCAGGCGCTGCGTAAGCTCACAGGAACCATCAGCAAGACAGGCGCTGTTTGCATCTTCATCAACCAGTTGCGTGAGAAGATCGGGGTGATGTTTGGAAATCCTGAGACAACAACAGGTGGTAACGCATTGAAGTTCTATTCATCTGTTCGTCTGGACATCCGTAGAGCAGGGCAGATAAAGAGCGGAGAAGACACCACGGGAAACCGCGTTCGCGTGAAGGTGGTGAAGAACAAGGTCGCACCTCCGTTCCGCAAGGCCGAATTCGACATCATGTATGGCGAAGGCATCTCCAAAGTGGGTGAGATCATCGACCTTGGTGTGGACCATGGCATTGTGAAGAAGAGCGGTTCGTGGTTCAGTTATAGCGAAACCCGCTTGGGACAAGGACGTGATGCGGTGAAAGAACTGCTGCTCGACAATCCAGAGCTGATGGAGGAGCTGGAAGGAAAGATCAAGGATTCGATAACTGGAAAAGTGCCTGTGGCGGAATGA
- a CDS encoding inositol monophosphatase yields the protein MAFSNQQLKDLTEKVRNVAWDAGVFILTERKVFSTKKVEAKGHNDFVSYVDKESEKLIVGRLKDILPEAGFITEEGTEHRDENPLKWVIDPLDGTTNFIHGMPLFAVSIALVSEKEPLLGVVYEMNQDEMFFGWKNGGAYLNGNRIHVSEAKTVEDSLFGTGFPYYDYHLLDQYLNLFKHLMKHSHGIRRPGSAATDLAYVAAGRFDGFYEYSLSPWDVAAGILLVREAGGTVSDFSGGDDAIFTKEIIATNPHVYKEFLELLAGFMRP from the coding sequence ATGGCGTTCAGCAACCAACAACTGAAAGACCTGACCGAGAAGGTCCGCAATGTGGCCTGGGATGCAGGTGTTTTCATCCTTACAGAGCGCAAGGTGTTCTCTACCAAAAAAGTGGAGGCCAAGGGTCATAACGATTTCGTTTCGTATGTGGACAAGGAATCGGAGAAGCTGATCGTAGGCCGCTTAAAGGACATTCTTCCCGAAGCAGGATTTATCACGGAAGAAGGCACTGAACACAGAGACGAAAATCCGCTGAAGTGGGTGATCGACCCGCTGGATGGCACCACCAATTTCATCCACGGCATGCCTTTATTTGCTGTGAGCATAGCGCTCGTTTCCGAGAAAGAACCGCTGCTGGGGGTGGTGTATGAGATGAATCAGGACGAGATGTTCTTCGGCTGGAAGAATGGTGGTGCCTATCTCAATGGAAACCGCATTCATGTTTCGGAAGCCAAAACGGTTGAAGATTCGCTGTTCGGAACAGGGTTTCCGTATTACGACTATCATCTGCTCGACCAATACCTCAATCTCTTCAAACACCTGATGAAACATTCGCATGGCATCAGGCGGCCAGGTTCTGCGGCCACCGACCTTGCGTACGTTGCCGCTGGTCGTTTTGATGGGTTCTACGAATACAGTCTCAGTCCGTGGGATGTAGCGGCTGGAATTCTGCTTGTTCGCGAAGCTGGCGGAACGGTCAGCGATTTCTCAGGCGGAGATGATGCCATTTTCACCAAAGAGATCATTGCCACCAATCCGCATGTCTACAAAGAGTTTTTAGAGCTTCTTGCGGGGTTTATGAGACCTTGA